A stretch of Exiguobacterium sp. BMC-KP DNA encodes these proteins:
- a CDS encoding glutaredoxin family protein, protein MGLKRHRHLTLYSRPGCTLCEEAAILLDFVLDEFPEWTFEEVNIDQDEALSLRFLYEIPVVMYDGEIWSYGKFDTETVRKRLLQKT, encoded by the coding sequence ATGGGATTAAAACGACACAGACACTTAACACTCTATTCACGTCCGGGATGTACGCTATGTGAAGAGGCCGCCATCTTACTCGACTTCGTACTCGATGAGTTTCCGGAATGGACGTTCGAGGAAGTCAACATCGATCAGGATGAAGCGCTCAGTCTACGGTTCTTATATGAGATTCCCGTCGTCATGTATGACGGTGAAATCTGGAGTTATGGCAAATTCGACACGGAAACAGTAAGAAAACGCTTACTTCAAAAAACTTGA
- a CDS encoding RNA polymerase factor sigma-54, protein MDQRQEQTQQMTLSASQQYQLHVLEQPAAELEEEWRRLKRRMHRHYPNQLSLEVEQVTGNMASYEEELLAQIRLESVRQEIRYMAEQLIVYLEADGLMRTSDEQLAASFSTDVASIREARTLLQQCEPVGIAARSERECQWLQAIELDDVELIELTDRLRHESANQVFARFSEPDRTRLRKRLTRLSRTPDLQKGERTVTAEARIRMLDGELHIDWMTLDTDQTWLELKEATPFLRAYERRRVTLHAILSVLLERQGRWFKGELHLEPLTKKQVAEATGHHPSTIGRAIASKYVETLHGLVALEDLFVSRTTTGDSSFLIKRRIAEYIQQSDRPLSDQQLTDRLHADGLTVARRTVAKYRAALGLTKKTMQQRKAQSEWD, encoded by the coding sequence ATGGATCAACGCCAAGAACAGACGCAACAGATGACATTATCGGCGTCACAACAGTATCAGTTACATGTGCTCGAGCAACCTGCGGCTGAACTCGAGGAGGAATGGCGACGATTGAAACGACGAATGCACCGCCATTACCCGAATCAGCTTTCGCTAGAAGTCGAGCAAGTGACGGGAAACATGGCGTCCTATGAAGAGGAGCTTCTTGCACAAATACGTTTAGAATCAGTCAGACAGGAAATAAGATATATGGCGGAACAACTCATTGTGTATTTAGAAGCGGACGGTTTAATGCGAACATCGGACGAGCAGCTCGCTGCATCCTTCTCGACGGATGTCGCATCGATTCGAGAAGCACGAACGCTCCTCCAACAATGTGAACCGGTCGGAATCGCTGCCCGCTCGGAACGCGAATGCCAGTGGTTACAGGCAATCGAGCTAGACGATGTGGAACTGATTGAACTAACGGATCGGTTGCGACATGAATCGGCGAATCAGGTGTTCGCTCGGTTCAGTGAACCGGATCGAACGCGATTGCGAAAACGACTGACGCGACTAAGCCGAACCCCAGATCTTCAAAAGGGAGAACGAACGGTTACAGCAGAGGCGCGAATTCGTATGTTGGATGGAGAACTTCATATCGACTGGATGACACTCGACACGGATCAGACGTGGCTCGAATTAAAAGAGGCAACGCCTTTTTTGCGCGCTTACGAACGACGACGTGTTACATTGCATGCCATTCTTTCCGTTTTACTTGAGCGGCAAGGACGCTGGTTCAAAGGCGAACTGCATCTCGAGCCGCTGACGAAAAAACAAGTCGCAGAAGCAACGGGACATCATCCATCGACAATCGGTCGAGCGATTGCTTCTAAGTACGTCGAGACGTTACATGGTCTCGTTGCCCTAGAAGACTTGTTCGTCTCACGGACGACGACTGGGGATTCGAGTTTTTTAATCAAACGACGAATCGCCGAATACATTCAGCAAAGCGATCGACCGTTAAGTGATCAGCAATTGACGGACCGCCTGCACGCAGACGGTCTGACGGTCGCGCGACGGACGGTCGCAAAATACCGGGCAGCGCTTGGATTGACGAAAAAAACGATGCAGCAAAGAAAGGCGCAATCAGAATGGGATTAA
- a CDS encoding phosphoglycerate kinase codes for MNKKSIRDIDVQGKRVFTRVDFNVPLEDGKITDDTRIRAALPTIKHLIDGGAKVILASHMGRPKGEKNPEFSLAPVVARLSELLGKDIKLVEEAYGPVAEEAVSKLENGDVVVLENVRFYPGETKNDEELAKGFAKLADVFVNDAFGAAHRAHASTEGIAHHVDTAVAGLLIEKELQVLGKALSNPDRPFTAIIGGSKVADKIGVIDHLLDIVDTLIIGGGLSYTFLTARGIEVGTSLLEVDKIDQAKEFMKKAEEKGVKFLMPVDCVITKEFGEETYVGPRDITEIPADHMSLDIGPKTVELYAEAIKNSKLVVWNGPMGVFELDKYANGTKGVAQALADSDAYSIIGGGDSAAAAEKFGLADKMSHISTGGGASLEFMEGKALPGVEALNDK; via the coding sequence ATGAATAAGAAATCGATTCGCGACATCGATGTACAAGGAAAACGCGTATTTACACGCGTAGATTTCAACGTACCGTTGGAAGACGGTAAAATCACGGATGACACACGGATCCGTGCTGCACTCCCAACGATCAAACACTTGATCGACGGCGGAGCAAAAGTCATTCTCGCTAGCCACATGGGTCGTCCAAAAGGCGAAAAGAACCCTGAGTTCTCACTTGCACCAGTCGTAGCACGCCTCAGCGAATTGCTTGGTAAAGACATCAAGCTCGTTGAAGAAGCATACGGTCCAGTTGCAGAAGAAGCAGTCAGCAAACTCGAAAACGGCGATGTCGTCGTCTTAGAGAACGTCCGCTTCTATCCTGGCGAAACGAAAAACGACGAAGAGCTCGCTAAAGGATTCGCGAAACTCGCTGACGTTTTCGTCAACGACGCGTTCGGCGCAGCACACCGTGCACACGCATCGACAGAAGGTATCGCACACCATGTCGACACAGCAGTTGCCGGTCTTCTCATCGAAAAAGAACTTCAAGTTCTCGGTAAAGCTCTTTCTAACCCAGATCGCCCGTTCACGGCAATCATCGGTGGTTCGAAAGTTGCGGATAAAATCGGTGTCATCGATCACTTACTCGACATCGTCGATACGTTGATCATCGGTGGCGGCTTATCGTACACGTTCCTCACAGCTCGTGGTATCGAAGTCGGTACTTCACTTCTTGAGGTCGACAAAATCGACCAAGCGAAGGAATTCATGAAAAAAGCAGAAGAAAAAGGCGTTAAGTTCCTCATGCCTGTCGACTGTGTCATCACGAAGGAATTCGGAGAAGAAACATATGTCGGACCACGTGACATCACAGAGATCCCAGCAGATCACATGTCACTTGATATCGGTCCAAAAACGGTTGAACTCTATGCAGAGGCAATCAAGAACTCGAAACTCGTCGTCTGGAACGGACCGATGGGCGTATTCGAACTCGATAAATACGCAAACGGTACAAAAGGTGTCGCGCAAGCTCTTGCGGACAGCGATGCGTACTCAATCATCGGCGGTGGCGACTCAGCTGCTGCGGCAGAGAAATTCGGTCTTGCTGACAAAATGAGCCACATTTCTACAGGTGGTGGAGCAAGTCTCGAATTCATGGAAGGGAAAGCTCTTCCTGGTGTCGAAGCGCTAAACGACAAGTAA
- a CDS encoding sugar-binding transcriptional regulator: protein MRQLVQIQKRIVPDLIEEMQTRYDILHYVRLMQPIGRRTLATSLGLTERVLRREVDFLKQQDLLEVATQGMSLTDEGRNVLRSMHSIMGELAGISDMAKALKERLGVRDVVIVPGDSDETFWVQRDMGRATVARLKRELSSDHHNTIAVTGGTTMASVAAMMSPDKEHRPMTFVPARGGLGETLELQANTVCSRMASRAQSDYHLLHIPDMVSTETFVKMIEEPSIKNVLQMIKGASIVVHGIGEAKTMAKRRRASEDLLTRLEHEQAVAEAFGYYFDRDGNIVHRVKTVGLQLDDLKQVEHVIVVAGGHSKAEAINAYVKQSPDIILITDEGAATSILKG, encoded by the coding sequence ATTCGGCAGTTAGTCCAGATCCAAAAACGAATCGTGCCTGATCTGATCGAAGAAATGCAGACACGCTACGACATCCTTCATTATGTGCGACTGATGCAACCGATCGGACGACGCACGCTTGCGACAAGCCTTGGCTTGACGGAACGCGTCTTACGGCGGGAAGTCGACTTCTTGAAGCAACAAGACCTCCTAGAGGTCGCAACGCAAGGGATGTCCTTAACGGATGAAGGACGAAACGTTCTTCGCAGCATGCACAGCATCATGGGAGAACTCGCAGGGATCTCAGACATGGCGAAAGCCTTGAAAGAGAGACTCGGGGTACGGGACGTCGTCATCGTACCGGGTGATTCCGATGAGACCTTCTGGGTACAACGAGACATGGGGCGGGCGACCGTCGCACGACTCAAGCGAGAGCTTTCTTCAGACCATCACAATACGATCGCTGTCACAGGCGGTACGACGATGGCTTCGGTCGCGGCGATGATGTCGCCAGACAAGGAACACCGTCCAATGACGTTCGTTCCGGCGCGCGGAGGACTGGGAGAAACGCTCGAACTACAAGCGAACACAGTATGCTCACGGATGGCGTCACGCGCTCAAAGTGATTATCATCTGCTTCACATCCCGGACATGGTCAGTACAGAGACGTTCGTCAAGATGATCGAAGAGCCGAGCATAAAAAATGTGCTTCAAATGATTAAAGGTGCTTCAATCGTGGTACATGGAATTGGTGAGGCGAAAACGATGGCAAAACGTCGTCGTGCGTCTGAGGATCTCCTGACCCGACTGGAACATGAACAGGCAGTAGCGGAAGCATTCGGTTATTACTTCGACCGAGATGGGAACATCGTGCACCGGGTCAAGACAGTTGGTCTCCAACTCGATGACTTGAAGCAAGTTGAACACGTCATCGTCGTCGCAGGTGGTCATTCGAAGGCAGAAGCGATCAACGCCTATGTCAAACAGTCGCCAGACATCATCCTGATTACGGATGAAGGCGCAGCAACTTCGATTTTGAAAGGGTAA
- the gap gene encoding type I glyceraldehyde-3-phosphate dehydrogenase — protein sequence MAVKVGINGFGRIGRLALRQILQFDGIEVVAINDLTDTKMLAHLLKYDTTQGRFDGEVEVHDGYFLVNGKEIKTLANRNPEELPWGELGVDIVLECTGFFTDKEKAELHLKAGAKKVVISAPATGDMKTVVFNTNHEILDGTETVISGASCTTNCLAPMAKVLQDQFGIVEGLMTTIHAYTGDQNTLDAPHPKGDFRRARAAAANIVPNSTGAAKAIGLVLPELQGKLDGSAQRVPVATGSLTELVTVLDKKVSVEEINAAMKAAANESYGYTEDEIVSSDIVGISYGSLFDATQTKVMTVGDKQLVKTVAWYDNEMSYTSQLVRTLKHFAEIAK from the coding sequence ATGGCAGTAAAAGTTGGTATTAACGGATTTGGACGTATCGGACGTTTGGCACTTCGTCAAATTCTTCAATTCGATGGAATCGAAGTAGTCGCGATCAACGACCTTACAGACACTAAAATGCTTGCACACCTTCTCAAATATGACACGACTCAAGGTCGTTTCGACGGCGAAGTTGAAGTACACGACGGTTACTTCCTCGTCAACGGTAAAGAAATCAAAACACTTGCTAACCGCAACCCAGAAGAACTCCCATGGGGCGAGCTCGGTGTTGACATCGTTCTCGAATGTACTGGTTTCTTCACAGACAAAGAAAAAGCTGAGCTTCACTTGAAAGCTGGCGCTAAAAAAGTCGTTATCTCTGCACCTGCAACTGGCGACATGAAAACAGTCGTCTTCAACACAAACCACGAAATCCTTGACGGAACTGAAACAGTTATCTCTGGTGCTTCTTGTACTACTAACTGTCTCGCGCCAATGGCTAAAGTTCTCCAAGATCAGTTCGGAATCGTTGAAGGTCTCATGACTACGATCCACGCTTACACTGGTGACCAAAACACACTCGACGCTCCACACCCTAAAGGTGACTTCCGTCGTGCACGTGCGGCAGCAGCAAACATCGTTCCTAACTCAACTGGTGCTGCAAAAGCAATCGGTCTCGTTCTTCCAGAACTTCAAGGTAAACTTGACGGATCTGCACAACGTGTACCAGTCGCTACAGGTTCACTCACTGAGCTCGTAACTGTACTCGACAAAAAAGTTTCTGTAGAAGAAATCAACGCAGCAATGAAAGCAGCTGCTAACGAGTCTTACGGTTACACTGAAGACGAAATCGTTTCTTCTGACATCGTTGGTATCTCTTACGGATCACTCTTCGATGCAACACAAACTAAAGTCATGACAGTCGGCGACAAACAACTCGTTAAAACAGTTGCTTGGTATGACAACGAAATGTCTTACACTAGCCAACTCGTTCGTACACTCAAACACTTCGCAGAAATCGCTAAGTAA
- the gpmI gene encoding 2,3-bisphosphoglycerate-independent phosphoglycerate mutase, producing MTKRPVALIILDGFGMRDEEFGNAVTAANKPNFDRYWGQYPHTLLNAKGEYVGLPDGQMGNSEVGHLNIGAGRVVYQSLSRINNAIKDRSFFSRQAMNDAAGHVKKYGSALHIFGLVSDGGIHSHINHLYAVLEFAKLHEIEKVYLHAFTDGRDCDPQSGAGFLRDAQAKMDELNVGQFASISGRYYAMDRDNRWERVKKVYDVITYGEGPTTKDPIGMVEASYKQDVTDEFIEPTVVVQEDGTPVAPIHDNDAIMFFNYRPDRAIQLSKVYKEKKGFDGFELPDNAPKNLLLVSMTKYSDAIDTDIVFPPEDIKNTLGETLSKQGLKQLRIAETEKYPHVTFFFNGQREEPYEGEDRILIPSPKVATYDLKPEMSVYEVTDALVDAINSDKHDAIILNFANPDMVGHSGMLEPTKKAIEAVDECLGKVVDLILSKGGAAVITADHGNADKVLNADGSKMTAHTTEPVPCIVTVEDVELLEPLTGALADLAPTVLDLLGADQPAEMTGKSIVLKK from the coding sequence ATGACAAAACGTCCAGTCGCACTAATCATCCTTGATGGTTTTGGTATGCGTGACGAAGAGTTCGGAAATGCCGTTACGGCGGCAAACAAACCGAACTTCGATCGTTACTGGGGTCAATACCCGCATACGTTGTTGAATGCGAAAGGGGAATACGTCGGTTTGCCTGATGGTCAAATGGGGAACTCAGAAGTGGGTCACCTCAACATCGGTGCTGGTCGCGTCGTCTATCAATCGCTATCCCGAATCAACAACGCGATCAAGGATCGCTCGTTCTTCTCGCGCCAAGCGATGAACGATGCGGCAGGTCACGTGAAGAAATACGGTTCGGCGCTTCATATCTTCGGTCTGGTCTCTGACGGTGGGATCCACAGTCACATCAACCACTTGTATGCGGTACTCGAATTCGCGAAACTTCACGAAATCGAAAAAGTTTATCTTCATGCTTTCACGGACGGTCGTGACTGCGACCCACAATCGGGCGCTGGTTTCCTCCGTGACGCGCAAGCGAAGATGGACGAATTGAATGTTGGACAATTCGCGAGTATCTCTGGTCGCTACTATGCGATGGATCGCGATAACCGTTGGGAACGCGTCAAGAAAGTCTATGACGTCATCACATACGGGGAAGGTCCAACGACGAAGGATCCAATCGGCATGGTTGAAGCTTCGTACAAACAAGACGTAACTGATGAGTTCATCGAACCAACTGTTGTCGTGCAGGAAGACGGTACGCCAGTCGCACCGATCCACGATAACGATGCGATCATGTTCTTCAACTATCGTCCTGACCGTGCGATTCAGCTTTCAAAAGTTTACAAAGAGAAAAAAGGCTTCGACGGATTCGAACTTCCGGACAACGCACCGAAGAACCTGCTACTCGTCTCGATGACGAAGTACTCGGATGCGATTGATACGGACATCGTCTTCCCGCCTGAAGACATCAAAAATACGCTTGGTGAGACATTGTCAAAACAAGGTCTCAAACAGCTACGCATCGCGGAAACGGAAAAGTATCCGCACGTCACGTTCTTCTTCAACGGACAACGTGAAGAACCATACGAAGGGGAAGATCGGATCTTGATCCCTTCACCAAAAGTCGCGACATACGACTTGAAACCAGAGATGAGCGTCTATGAAGTCACGGATGCGCTCGTTGATGCCATCAACTCGGACAAACACGACGCCATTATCCTCAACTTCGCTAACCCGGATATGGTCGGTCACTCGGGTATGCTCGAGCCGACGAAAAAGGCGATCGAAGCAGTCGATGAGTGTCTTGGGAAAGTCGTTGACTTGATTCTCAGTAAAGGCGGCGCGGCAGTCATCACGGCTGACCACGGGAACGCGGATAAAGTCCTCAATGCAGACGGCAGTAAGATGACGGCGCATACGACAGAACCTGTTCCATGTATCGTGACGGTCGAGGACGTTGAACTCCTTGAACCACTCACAGGTGCACTCGCTGATCTCGCACCAACGGTCCTTGATCTCCTCGGAGCGGACCAACCAGCAGAGATGACTGGTAAATCGATCGTATTGAAGAAATAA
- the eno gene encoding phosphopyruvate hydratase translates to MSMITEIYAREILDSRGNPTVEVEVYTEDGGFGRALVPSGASTGEHEAVELRDGDKARYLGKGVLKAVDNVNEKIAPEIIGYDVFDQTGIDKKMIDLDGTKNKGNFGANAILGVSMAAARAAADELGLPLYTYLGGFNAKTLPTPMMNIINGGSHADNNVDFQEFMIMPVGAPTFKEALRMGAEIFHALKSVLSGMGLNTAVGDEGGFAPNLKSNEEAITVILEAIEKAGYKAGEDVYLAMDVASSEFYDKAAGKYNLAGEGKVLSTEELVEFYAQLVDKYPIISIEDGCDENDWDGHKLLTDRIGHKVQLVGDDLFVTNTEKLAEGIEKGIANSILIKVNQIGTLTETFDAIEMAKKAGYTAVVSHRSGETEDSTIADIAVATNAGQIKTGSLSRTDRIAKYNQLLRIEDMLSDVAVYDGIKSFYNLKK, encoded by the coding sequence ATGTCAATGATTACAGAGATTTACGCACGCGAGATTCTTGATTCACGCGGTAACCCAACAGTAGAAGTAGAAGTTTATACAGAAGATGGCGGTTTCGGTCGCGCACTCGTACCATCAGGTGCATCAACTGGTGAGCACGAAGCAGTCGAACTCCGTGATGGCGACAAAGCACGTTACCTCGGAAAAGGTGTTTTGAAAGCTGTTGACAACGTCAACGAAAAAATCGCACCAGAAATCATCGGTTACGATGTCTTCGACCAAACTGGAATCGACAAAAAAATGATCGATCTCGACGGTACGAAAAACAAAGGTAACTTCGGCGCTAACGCAATCCTTGGTGTTTCTATGGCTGCTGCACGTGCTGCTGCAGATGAGCTTGGTCTTCCACTTTACACGTACCTCGGTGGATTCAACGCGAAAACATTACCAACACCAATGATGAACATCATCAACGGTGGATCACACGCAGACAACAACGTGGACTTCCAAGAGTTCATGATCATGCCTGTCGGTGCTCCAACATTCAAAGAAGCACTTCGTATGGGTGCTGAAATCTTCCACGCGTTGAAATCAGTTCTTAGCGGAATGGGTCTTAACACAGCAGTTGGTGACGAGGGTGGATTCGCTCCAAACTTGAAATCAAACGAAGAAGCAATCACAGTTATCCTTGAAGCAATCGAAAAAGCTGGCTACAAAGCAGGCGAAGATGTTTACCTTGCAATGGACGTCGCTTCTTCTGAGTTCTACGATAAAGCAGCTGGAAAATACAACCTCGCTGGCGAAGGCAAAGTCCTTTCAACAGAAGAGCTTGTTGAATTCTACGCACAACTCGTTGACAAATACCCAATCATCTCAATCGAAGATGGCTGTGACGAAAACGACTGGGATGGTCACAAACTCCTTACAGATCGTATCGGACACAAAGTTCAACTCGTTGGGGATGACTTGTTCGTAACAAACACTGAGAAACTTGCTGAAGGTATCGAAAAAGGCATCGCTAACTCGATCCTCATCAAAGTTAACCAAATCGGTACGTTGACTGAAACATTCGACGCAATCGAAATGGCTAAAAAAGCTGGTTACACAGCTGTCGTTTCTCACCGTTCTGGTGAAACTGAAGATTCAACGATCGCTGACATCGCTGTTGCGACAAACGCTGGTCAAATCAAAACTGGTTCACTTTCACGTACAGACCGTATCGCGAAATACAACCAACTTCTCCGCATCGAAGACATGCTTTCAGACGTTGCTGTCTACGACGGAATCAAATCATTCTACAACCTCAAGAAGTAA
- a CDS encoding acyl-ACP desaturase: MLNSDLDIRLEPRIQELYRLHKERSANIDWSYHEFIPWDKAMSFKRVPWDESQVTLPEGVIVAIETALLTEVNLPWYTSHLDYTFKNSMEVINDFVRTWTAEEDQHSNLLETYLLVTRNVNPTRLHQLRRRVVESGWFPDFTNPLATMAYTSLQELATLVFYNNVAKIAGAHDKDLATLLRRLAKDEALHYAFYRDTVKAHLELDPNFIVFFEDVIINFSMPGAVMPDFTERMKTIAVDTNYGPLQYFDQVLDVVVKYWGIADLEPTTEEAKQSQANIMKYHGRLKRIKERQERQLEKAKLDV; the protein is encoded by the coding sequence ATGTTAAATTCAGATTTAGATATCCGTTTAGAACCACGCATTCAAGAGTTATATCGACTACACAAGGAGCGTTCAGCCAATATTGACTGGAGCTATCACGAGTTCATTCCATGGGATAAGGCGATGTCCTTTAAACGTGTTCCTTGGGACGAAAGCCAAGTCACGCTTCCAGAAGGTGTCATCGTAGCGATCGAAACGGCATTGCTGACAGAGGTCAACTTACCTTGGTATACGTCGCACTTAGACTATACATTTAAGAACTCGATGGAAGTCATCAATGATTTCGTTCGGACGTGGACAGCGGAAGAAGATCAGCATTCGAACTTACTCGAGACGTATTTACTCGTCACGCGAAACGTCAATCCGACACGACTTCATCAGTTAAGAAGACGCGTCGTTGAAAGTGGCTGGTTCCCGGACTTCACAAATCCGTTAGCGACGATGGCATACACATCGCTGCAAGAGTTAGCGACACTCGTCTTTTACAACAACGTCGCGAAGATCGCAGGGGCACACGATAAAGACTTAGCAACGTTACTCCGTCGTCTAGCGAAAGATGAAGCGTTGCATTATGCGTTCTATCGTGACACGGTCAAAGCACACTTAGAGCTCGATCCGAACTTCATCGTCTTCTTCGAAGATGTCATCATTAACTTCTCGATGCCGGGTGCCGTCATGCCTGACTTTACAGAACGCATGAAGACGATTGCTGTTGATACGAACTATGGACCACTTCAATACTTCGACCAAGTATTAGACGTCGTCGTCAAATACTGGGGAATCGCTGATTTGGAGCCGACAACTGAAGAAGCAAAACAATCACAAGCGAACATCATGAAGTATCATGGACGTTTGAAGCGTATCAAGGAACGTCAGGAACGCCAACTCGAAAAAGCGAAGCTTGACGTCTAA
- a CDS encoding LacI family DNA-binding transcriptional regulator → MSTIREVAKAAHVSVATVSRVMNEKGYVSEKSRKAVLQAIKQLDYRPNRVARSLFQKRSGLIGLIVPDITNPFFPQLARAVEDMAHQHGFQVILCNTDEQFQKEREYIKSLEAMHVDGLIITTNYSNNPNYEELEVPVVALDRVLQGAIPTVTSNGYEGGKKAASLLLEAGATELAVISGPSKLPTIKKRRDGFEEIAGTHLVASIESPFHFQGALDAANYLFDHYHCNGIFAASDVIAAAAIQVAAERGITIPDELQVIGYDGIELGQMISPPLTTIAQPIYQMGELAAKLLIQRIEGTPIAAVHHELTVEIIERETTKRKDEEA, encoded by the coding sequence ATGTCGACCATCCGGGAAGTAGCGAAAGCGGCACATGTCTCCGTCGCGACGGTCTCACGCGTCATGAACGAAAAGGGTTATGTCAGTGAGAAATCGCGTAAGGCGGTGCTTCAGGCAATCAAACAATTGGATTATCGACCGAACCGGGTCGCGCGATCGTTGTTCCAAAAACGGTCCGGACTGATCGGATTGATCGTTCCAGACATCACGAACCCGTTCTTCCCACAACTCGCACGGGCTGTGGAAGATATGGCACATCAACATGGTTTTCAGGTCATTTTGTGTAACACAGACGAACAGTTTCAGAAAGAACGCGAATATATCAAGTCACTCGAGGCAATGCATGTCGACGGATTGATCATCACGACAAACTACTCGAACAATCCGAACTATGAAGAACTCGAAGTGCCGGTCGTAGCGTTAGACCGTGTATTACAAGGGGCGATTCCAACGGTAACCTCAAACGGATACGAAGGCGGGAAGAAGGCGGCTTCGCTTCTACTGGAAGCAGGTGCAACGGAGCTAGCAGTAATCAGTGGTCCATCGAAACTCCCGACGATCAAGAAAAGGCGGGATGGGTTCGAGGAAATCGCCGGAACCCATCTCGTAGCAAGCATCGAGTCACCGTTCCACTTTCAAGGGGCGCTCGACGCAGCGAACTATCTTTTTGATCACTATCACTGCAACGGGATCTTTGCTGCGAGTGATGTCATTGCCGCGGCAGCAATCCAAGTTGCGGCGGAACGCGGGATTACGATTCCAGATGAACTGCAAGTAATCGGCTATGACGGGATCGAACTCGGACAAATGATTTCACCACCGTTGACGACGATCGCGCAGCCAATCTATCAAATGGGGGAGCTGGCCGCGAAACTCTTGATTCAGCGGATCGAAGGCACACCGATTGCCGCCGTCCATCATGAGTTAACGGTTGAAATCATCGAACGGGAAACGACGAAACGGAAGGATGAGGAAGCATGA
- the tpiA gene encoding triose-phosphate isomerase, translating into MRKPIIAGNWKMNLTLKDAVAFAEEVKGAVPASTTVDAAVCAPAVFLAHLTEAAAGTDLKIGAQNMYDKESGAFTGEISPLMLKELDVTYVILGHSERREYFGETDAFINSKAKKAFEHGLVPIVCVGETLEEREGGKFEDVIREQTANSLKDLTVDQVKNLVVAYEPVWAIGTGKSATEQDAQDSCKFVRDVVAAEFGAEAAEAVRIQYGGSVKPENIKEYMAQPDIDGALVGGASLETGSFLKLLEAI; encoded by the coding sequence ATGCGTAAACCAATTATCGCAGGTAACTGGAAGATGAATCTGACGCTCAAGGATGCAGTTGCATTCGCTGAGGAAGTCAAAGGAGCTGTACCTGCTTCGACAACAGTCGACGCAGCTGTCTGTGCACCAGCCGTATTCTTGGCACACTTGACAGAAGCAGCAGCTGGTACGGATCTTAAGATCGGTGCTCAAAACATGTACGACAAAGAGAGCGGTGCCTTCACTGGTGAAATCAGCCCGCTCATGCTCAAAGAACTCGACGTGACGTACGTCATCCTCGGTCACTCTGAGCGTCGTGAGTACTTCGGCGAAACAGATGCGTTCATCAACAGCAAAGCGAAAAAAGCGTTCGAGCACGGTCTCGTTCCTATCGTTTGTGTAGGTGAAACACTGGAAGAGCGTGAAGGCGGCAAGTTCGAAGACGTCATCCGCGAACAGACAGCAAACAGCCTTAAAGACCTTACTGTCGACCAAGTGAAAAATCTCGTCGTCGCATACGAGCCTGTCTGGGCAATCGGAACAGGTAAATCAGCGACAGAACAAGATGCACAAGATTCTTGTAAATTCGTCCGTGACGTCGTTGCAGCTGAATTTGGTGCTGAAGCAGCAGAAGCTGTCCGCATCCAATACGGTGGTAGCGTCAAACCGGAAAACATCAAAGAATATATGGCTCAACCAGACATCGACGGCGCGCTCGTCGGCGGTGCAAGTCTTGAGACAGGATCGTTCCTCAAACTGTTGGAGGCGATTTAA